The Oryzias melastigma strain HK-1 linkage group LG15, ASM292280v2, whole genome shotgun sequence genome includes the window CAGGGCTGCTCGAGGCGCAGGTCGCGAGGATGGGGATTGCAGCCAAACGATCGCAGTGGCTCGGCGTACTTGTGGCGGCGTCGGTGTTAGTCTTAGTGGACAGCAAGAGAGCCAGGCAGCCCCGCTGTCCCCTATCGTGCACATGTACCAAAGATAACGCGCTGTGCGAGGGCGCAGGATCGATCCCGCGCAGCTTCCCTCCCGATGTCATGTCACTGTAAGTCACATTCTGTCGTTGTTTTCCAGGTGTGGAGCAGCTCCATCAGTTTGGATCATCTCTGCATGGAATTCTGCATTAAagtgtgtattttgtttttcttgtatgTGGTCCTCAGATCCTTCGTCAAGTCGGAATTCTCTGAAATCCCAAAGGAGAGCTTCATCCACACGCCTGGCCTGCATCTTCTGTGAGGAATCTCTTTGGATCTTTTTGTTCTGTCTGTGCATGCACATCTCCAGATAAACTGATCAACCACATCCAAGACAATTTCTGCACTGATGTTCCAGAAACCATTACAATAATTGGTCTAGAATCACTTTCTGAGGTTTATCTTTtccattcatcattttttttcacaatttggCCCAAATCAGAACATGTGTGATGCCAAGTTATCCTTTCTAGAATTTGTATCCCTGCAATAATTTGTCTCCTGCTTGAATTCATGTTGCCTGCATGATTTTCCTGCTAAAATGTGTGTCTATATGAATAAGAAGGTAGTCATAACTGCCAGACTTTGTGTCCTCTGCAAGAAATTGTGTAACCTGCTATAGAGTTTGTGTCCCCTGCTAAAATTTGAATCACCTGGAGTAGGTCTGCCTgttcctggtcctcgagagctacCATCGTGCCTGTTTTCTAGGTCTCCAAGCCCTGCCAGCTGCTGATAAGCTCAGGCAGATGTcttcacattctgattgaatgaacacaccttgtccaggtaatcagcagcaatgcaaggagagctggaaaacaggtagGGTGGTGGCTCTCAAGGACTAGAAATGGGCACCCCGTGTTAGACTTTGTGTCCATGTTAGACTTAATGCCCTATGCTAGACTTTGTGATCCTGCAAGACTTCATGTCCTATGTCAGACTTTGTTTCCCCTGCTAGAATTAGAATTACCTGCTAGACTTTGTGTCCCTTATTAGACTTTGAATCCTAGGCTATAGACTTTGTGTCCCTGCTAGACTTTCTGTCCTATGTCAGACTTTGCGTCCTATATAAGACTTTAAGTCCCTGCTAGACTTTGTGTCCTATATTAGACTTTGAGTCATATGCTAGACTTTGTGTCCTACATTAGACTTTGAGTCATATGCTAGACTTTGCGTCCTATATTAGACTTTGAGTCCTATGCAAGACTTAGTGTCcctgctttatttttgtgtccCTTGCTAGAATTTGAATCACCTGCTagacttttttccctttactaGACTTTGTGTCCTATGCTAGACTTCGTGTCCTATGCTAGACTTTTTTCCCTTTGCTAGACTTTGTGTCCTATATTAGACTTTGAGTCCTGTGCTAGACTTCATGTCCTATGCTAGACTTCGTGTCCTATATTAGACTTTGAGTCCTATGCAAGACTTTGTGTCCTATGCTAGACTTTGCGTCCTATATTAGACTTTGAGTCCTAAGCTAGACTTTGTGTCCTATATTAGACTTTGAGTCCTAAGCTAGACTTTGTGTCCTATATTAGACTTTGAGTCCTATGCTAGACTTTCTGTCCTATATTAGACTTTGAGTCCTAAGCTAGACTTTGTGTCCTAAATTAGACTTTGAGTCCTATATTAGACTTTGTGTCCTATATTAGACTTTGAGTCCTATATTAGACTTTGTGTCCTATATTAGACTTTGAGTCCTATGCTAGACTTTGTGTCCTATATTAGACTTTGCGTCCTATAAGACTTAGTGTCCCTGCTAGATTTTTGTGTCTCCTGTTAGACTTTGTGTTCTATGCTagacttttttccctttgttaGACTTTGTGTCCTATACCAGACTTTGTGTCCTCTTCTAGAATTTGTACCCCCTGCTAGAAATCGTGTCTCCTGCTAAACTTTGCATCCCATAATAGACTTTGTATCCCCTGCTAGACTTTGTGTACTCTTCTAGAATTTGTATCACCTACTAGAATTTGTGTCCCTGCTAGAATTGATATTGACTGGTAGAAACCGTGTTCtctgctaacattttttatcacCTGCTAGAATTTGTATCCCTATGTCTCACAAACGGActgacagctggttccacgtgcagcaagTTTATTACTTCAGGCAGGAAGACATGATCCAAGCACAGTTAAAAGTTCACAGGCAGAAGTCAAAAACAAGCATGGGAGCATCAAAGAAGATACTAGAGGGGAGGTGacggtcagggcaggcagcaggaaaTCAGAGGAGAAGAAGGCTCAGGTAAACAGAAtgtcaggtccagatagaactgctcagtaatgcagacatagtggtacaaacaatacttcgctgtgagtgaggctctgtgcagtgcttaagtatcatgtgggtgattgtcaatgagtgtcagctgagcagcatctggGGAGTGTGCGCAGGGGTTgttgggagatgtagtgcagtcagtactgtGACCAGAAGGGGAGACAGTGTTGACACTATATAAAAGAGAAGACTTTACCTTGTtcaaatattttgacaaaaatatgaattatctTTTGGCAAATACTTCCACAAAAATATCATCATCATATTGTGATTCTTATCCTAAATGAGCCAAACAAAGCAACTTATTTTGTCACTGATTGCTATCGTTGTTTAACATTGAAGACATGAAAAGATCCCCAACcattgtaaaaatgaatgataaacCCTCAACAGCCCCAAAATAATGATCATCNNNNNNNNNNNNNNNNNNNNNNNNNNNNNNNNNNNNNNNNNNNNNNNNNNNNNNNNNNNNNNNNNNNNNNNNNNNNNNNNNNNNNNNNNNNNNNNNNNNNNNNNNNNNNNNNNNNNNNNNNNNNNNNNNNNNNNNNNNNNNNNNNNNNNNNNNNNNNNNNNNNNNNNNNNNNNNNNNNNNNNNNNNNNNNNNNNNNNNNTGCCTGTTTTCTagatctccaagccctgccAGCTGCTGATAAGCTCAGGCAGATGTCTTCATTCTGATTGAAAGAACACACCttgtccaggtaatcagcagtagtgcaaggagagctggaaaacaggtagGGTGGTGGCTCTCAAGGACTAGGACCAGCATCTGGGGAGTGTGTGCAGGGGTTgttgggagatgtagtgcagtcagtactgtGACCAGAAGGGGAGACAGCGTTGACACTATGTAAAAGAGAAGACTTTATCTTGTtcaaatattttgacaaaaaatatgaattatctTTTGGCAAATACTTCCACGAcaatatcatcatcatcatattGTGANNNNNNNNNNNNNNNNNggcatttagctaatattttagctggcaatcagcttcagcgttttcagctattagcttcaggcTTTTCGTCTactagcttcagcatttttagctatcaatttcatcatcttcaacTATCTGCATTAGCATcctcagcgaccaaattcagctttcagcattcacaccagcattggAATACCAATCTAATTCTAGCTACCTTGGCACAGCACTTGATTCAGCCAGTCCTACTATGGGGTGCAGGTAAACTATCAGAGGGGTCAGGTTTGGACATGCTGAGAGTTTGAGTGTTATGTCCTTCTAAGCCCCTAAAATACATTGACAATAGGGGCATAACAAGtcattttaacaattattcGATTCATATTATAATTTGTGGTTAGTGAAATGACTCATAGTCATTGCAAATTCATTGATCCACTGATTCAATTCAGGgcatatttagctaaaaattctgTCAATCAGAGATAtatagaaaattgtgttttcagttAATCGATGCATAAATATATCTTCTACTTTGATCTATTTAATCAAAATGCTACTTTTAGAAGGTATTTGGTCAAGTTTTATGTTGAATGCTCCTCCTGACACTACCCAATGCATCTACCAGGCTTGGGACAGGCATATCATGGACACTAGTTTATGCCCTCTTGAGGATGCAtttattcatctatttttttcttgtctatTTGTCTGTCTATCCTTACAGTTTATCTTTTATagtatttgattttaattttttttttttgttttttggtcatttttccttctttatttccaaattttgtctttaatttgcATCAGTATTCATTAATTAGCCTCAGAACTCTCTTTTTTCagggaaattattttatttatctgtattGAATGAAGCTACCAACAAGTTAAATTGACTGAGAAGTGAAATATTTACTGGAGAATCTCCTTCTTGCAGCCTCTTCACAGCCAATAACCTGGAATCCATAAATGAGGATGCTTTCATCAGCCTTCCTCATCTAGAATATCTGTAAGTTGACTCAAAATATTTATGGAAACTTTTTTCTCAATGACAAGATTGTTGCTTTTCTTACGCATTAACTTAAAGTCTTTTTCAGATTCATAGAAAACAACCAAATCGACTCAATATCACCACATGCTTTCCGTGGACTTAAAACGTTGGTGCATCTgtaagtaaagtaaaaatactttgaaGGTTTTTGCACAATTCGGAGAGCCACACATGCATTTGCAGCTGGTTTAGTGATTAGAAAGCACTTTCTGCTTTGTTCGACGTACATGCACATAAAAGTACAATATGCATCCCCTCCCCTTTTATTTTGTGGCAGAGAAAGCCACAAAATGGGCGAGAAGGCAGCTCTATAAATAGCTCAATGTTTCTTCAAATTCACAGTAAGCAATGTTCTTGTTTCTGCTCTCCAGGGTAGCCGTGTGTGCACACACAGTTTCCCAGAAACATGTTAATGTGAaatccagaaaaccacacagtaGAATTCAATTATCCAAAGAAAGAAGTCCGGCCGGGATCAATACTGAATCTGTTTCTCGTCTTCATCAGGAGTCTGGCCTACAACAATCTGGAGACTCTGCCCAGAGATTTGTTCAAGGGTTTGGACGCTTTGACGAAAGTGTGAGTGAGATTATGGCTTGACGGTGGACTCAGTCTTCTataatgagtttttttgtgcAAGATTCTATAAATGAAGCTGCGTCTCATGTACTTAGCTTCAGCCAGTTTGATAAATGTGTAGGCAGTTGGTACTTTTAGCTCCATTAAAATTGCATGGAGCTGGGGAAGAGAAAGGCTGCTGGTAatctgtttcctcacagcaccTTCTCTGTGAAGTTGTCCAGGAAGCTCAATCAAAACCTGTTGAGTTTTGAGCAGAagggacttttttatttttttttttatttttttgtgattgagATTCTTTTGCTTCCTCCAGAGACCTGCGGGGAAATCATTTCACATGCGACTGTAAGCTGAAATGGTTGGTGGAGTGGATTTTCAGCACCAATGCAACCGTGGACCAGGTTTACTGCAAAGGTCCCGCCTCCCACCTGGATAAGAGCATCAACGATCTGGAACCACAGTCCTTCGACTGCATCACTACAGGTGAGCTTCAAATTTCTGAGTTTGTTTAGGAAAAACGTGTTTATTTTAGGgacgggaatcgattaaaaaaaattaacgtaTTAATcgcaaaccagaaaaaaattaactgcgattaatcgctataaatttttttttttgtctcagtatttgccgaccacttattatatGTGAATAATTACAATAtcaaatcacacacaaaactctacatttagaaaatttatttttaattgctgtTGTCAATCAGTTacaaaaaacaatctgattaatcgcacttgtgtgatgtgattaatcatgattaatcacaagttttaccaggtaaaatttatttgtacattatGGCTCTGGACCAGGGATCAAATAgtttgctttttgtgaaaaagttattgaaaccacaaaaatagcaagaataaagtactaaaaactgattgaatatttatttcttttgtaagtgactgTAGTATAAGCGGGATAACACCCGATGAAGTGTTTTAACGTGGAAACctaaatattttatatgttttatattgcatttgtttttaacatccttaataatgtgttttatatagaatatattttaaaaatggtttaaatgataaatatgtttatgaTGTTTAGGTATCATGTATAGTTTTGTAAAGGACtacagatggaaattagctaCCAAGCTACAATCTGGCGCAacgatttttcctttttaagctCCATGTATTTGTACACTGTcctgataaattaataaacaaacaaacaaacaaaccgcCGAGTTAAAGTGAAGTACTGTTTCTTTAATAGATATTAACGTAttaattttttatgattaatcGTGTGCGTTAATGTTCACGCCCCTAGTTTACTTCTACTTTCATTTCTCCCACAGAGTTTGCTTCCCACCAGTCCCTGAAGTTTGAGTCCATCTCAGTGGAGGCCTTCTTCTTTGAGAATAACCAGTATGTGGTGTTCGCCCAGCCTTTCATCGGGAAGTGTAGCTTTCTGGAGTGGGATCACGTGGAAATGCTCTTCAGAACAAGATACGACGACATAGACAGTAAGGGACATCTTAAGGAACAACAGACCTGAGAAACCTCACCTAACTGCTCCACCTCTCCTCCAGGTACGTCCACCGTGATCTGCAAACCTCTGATCATCGACAACCAGCTCTTTATCATTGTGGCTCAGCTGTTTGGAGGCTCGCACATCTACAAGCGGGACTCCTCCGCCAACAAATTCATCAAGCTCCAAGGCATCGACATCCTCCGAATCCGTAAGCCGAACGACATCGAAACCTTCAGCATCGATGGAGAATCCTTCTTCGTCATAGCAGACAGCTCCAAAGCCGGTATCACCACCATCTACAAGTGGAACGGGAACGGCTTCTACTCCCATCAGTCCCTCCATCCTTGGTACCGCGACACTGACGTGGAGTACCTGGAGATTTCCTCCAAACCTCACCTGATCCTGTCCAGCAGCTCCCAGAGGCCCGTCATTTACCAGTGGAACA containing:
- the LOC112161595 gene encoding leucine-rich glioma-inactivated protein 1 codes for the protein MGIAAKRSQWLGVLVAASVLVLVDSKRARQPRCPLSCTCTKDNALCEGAGSIPRSFPPDVMSLSFVKSEFSEIPKESFIHTPGLHLLLFTANNLESINEDAFISLPHLEYLFIENNQIDSISPHAFRGLKTLVHLSLAYNNLETLPRDLFKGLDALTKVDLRGNHFTCDCKLKWLVEWIFSTNATVDQVYCKGPASHLDKSINDLEPQSFDCITTEFASHQSLKFESISVEAFFFENNQYVVFAQPFIGKCSFLEWDHVEMLFRTRYDDIDSTSTVICKPLIIDNQLFIIVAQLFGGSHIYKRDSSANKFIKLQGIDILRIRKPNDIETFSIDGESFFVIADSSKAGITTIYKWNGNGFYSHQSLHPWYRDTDVEYLEISSKPHLILSSSSQRPVIYQWNRTTKLFERRTDIPEMEDVYAVKHFQVESDLFICLTRFIGDSKVMRWDGALFREAQTMPSRGSMVFQPFAVGSWQYAILGNDYSFTQVYRWDAKKGEFVRFQELNIQAPRAFSPVAIDNRQFLVASSFKGKTQIFEHRIIDLSN